From a region of the Rhodococcus sp. 4CII genome:
- a CDS encoding lysoplasmalogenase, giving the protein MSKYNWGVEHVVFAGATLATVVGAVTGRERVQRIAKPVMAPALAARVVRGRSDTHPADAALLLGALAAATVGDVFMIDPDDDARLVRGASAFAVMQAGYSALLLRRGARPTAPALFSRLAGWAGAAGLLRSRATDVATPLSAYGALLGATSTLSADPSLAPGAHVVANMAVPGPDRRSWLGAGGLLFTASDGLIVVRRLFIRGERGRAAAEGVVLATYAAAQLLLVEGMLALGRRRVTGRA; this is encoded by the coding sequence ATGTCGAAGTACAACTGGGGTGTCGAGCACGTGGTGTTCGCCGGGGCGACACTGGCAACCGTCGTCGGAGCGGTCACCGGGCGCGAACGGGTGCAGCGGATCGCGAAGCCCGTGATGGCACCCGCGCTCGCCGCGCGGGTGGTGCGGGGTCGGTCGGACACGCACCCCGCCGACGCCGCGCTGCTGCTCGGCGCTCTGGCGGCCGCGACCGTGGGTGACGTCTTCATGATCGACCCGGACGACGACGCCCGCCTCGTGCGCGGCGCGTCCGCGTTCGCCGTCATGCAGGCCGGCTATTCCGCGCTGTTGCTGCGTCGAGGCGCCCGGCCCACCGCGCCCGCGTTGTTTTCCCGGCTCGCGGGTTGGGCAGGTGCCGCGGGCCTGCTCCGCAGCCGGGCGACGGACGTCGCCACACCGCTGTCCGCGTACGGGGCGCTGCTCGGTGCCACGTCGACGCTGTCGGCCGACCCGTCCCTCGCGCCCGGCGCGCACGTCGTCGCGAACATGGCGGTGCCGGGACCGGACCGGCGCAGCTGGCTCGGCGCGGGCGGCCTGCTGTTCACCGCCTCGGACGGCCTGATCGTGGTGCGGCGCTTGTTCATTCGCGGCGAGCGGGGCCGGGCGGCGGCCGAAGGGGTGGTTCTCGCCACCTATGCGGCGGCTCAGCTGTTGCTCGTCGAGGGGATGCTCGCCCTCGGGCGCCGCCGGGTCACGGGCAGAGCATGA
- a CDS encoding ScbR family autoregulator-binding transcription factor, with the protein MAKQARAAATRHQVLEGAALSFEKLGYGGASLSGILSYADVTKGALYFHFESKEALAWAVIKEQHAMAMLAAQRVLATAQSPMEAILLCAKEMARQLLTEPIVRAGVRLTLELGTSRGPATDPYIDWTDTLVALAGKAREAGELRESVDPAALARFLVSSFTGMQLVSEALSGRADLYERLADMWALLLPSIASADMLPRLLELAAFRDDVAS; encoded by the coding sequence ATGGCAAAACAGGCGCGCGCGGCAGCCACCCGCCATCAGGTGCTCGAGGGCGCGGCACTGAGCTTCGAGAAGCTGGGATACGGCGGTGCGAGCCTGAGCGGGATCCTCTCCTATGCCGATGTCACCAAGGGCGCCTTGTACTTTCACTTCGAGTCCAAGGAAGCTCTGGCCTGGGCGGTGATCAAGGAGCAGCACGCCATGGCGATGCTGGCGGCGCAGCGGGTGCTCGCGACGGCGCAGTCACCGATGGAAGCGATCCTGTTGTGCGCCAAGGAGATGGCGCGCCAGTTGCTGACCGAACCCATCGTGCGCGCCGGGGTGCGACTCACCCTGGAACTCGGCACGTCCCGCGGCCCGGCCACCGACCCGTACATCGACTGGACCGATACCCTCGTCGCCCTGGCGGGCAAGGCCAGAGAGGCGGGCGAACTGCGCGAGTCCGTCGATCCAGCGGCACTCGCCCGGTTCCTCGTCAGTTCGTTCACGGGAATGCAATTGGTGTCCGAGGCGCTGAGCGGGCGCGCCGATCTGTACGAGCGCCTGGCCGACATGTGGGCACTGCTGCTGCCCTCGATCGCGTCGGCCGATATGCTGCCCCGCCTGCTCGAACTCGCCGCATTCCGCGACGACGTCGCCTCCTGA